Below is a genomic region from Streptomyces sp. NBC_00461.
ACGAGGTGCAGGCCGCGACCACCCAGATCCTGCTCGGCCAGCCCGGCTCCGAGATCGGCACACCGGGCTACGACAAGCCGGACAAGGGCGACGCCGAGCGGCTGTGGGACGTGGCCCCGCTGATCCCCGCCGAGCAGCGCTACTCCCGCGTCAACTCCGGGCGACGCGAGCTGATCGACCACATCCTGTTGAGCCACCGCCTGGTCCGGCGGGTGACGGCGGCGGGAACGGGGCTGCCCGGTGAAGGAACGCTGCGGCTGCCGTCGGTGGGTCCGGATCCGGCGGAGCGACAGGGCGAGCCGGGGTCGGACCATGCGCCGGTGTGGGTGCGGGTGGGGCAGTAGAACCATGGCTGGTCAGCGGCCCTGTTCATGGTTCAGGCGGGCCAGGAGCAGGTTCGGGTCCGGCTCGGCGGCGAAGTCGAAGTGGGCGACGACGCGCGGCTTGGACACGACCGGTTCGTCGCCGGACGCGGGAGCCGACGCGAGCACGCCCAGGGCGACGGCGATCACGGCGATACCGGCCAGGTGCGGGAGTCGGGGCATGGGCCTCTCCTCGGGCTGGGGCGCGGGCCACCGGTGTGGCGCCAGGGGCAGCCTGCGGTACGCCGGTCGGCGCGCCCCGGAATCGCGGCCTGGAGATCGCCCGCGCGGCTCACGGGCTCCGGGACTCAGTGCGCCTCACCGTCCGGCCGATGGGTGACCCGGATCTTGGACTGCCCGTGCGGAAGCTCCTCCCAGTCCTCCATGAACCGGGCCCGCAGTCCGTACCTCCCGGCCAGCGCGACCAGGGTCTCGGTCCGGTAGTAGAAGTCCTCCCGCAGCACCTGGTGCTCCTCCCCCTCCGTACGGTCGAAGGTGAAGTCGAACCAGCCACCCGGCGCGAGCACCCGCCCGACGTTGGCCAGGCACTCCTCGATGACGGGCAGCGGCGAGTGCGAGAACACGCTGTGCGCGTGTACGACGTCGAAGTGGGCGTCGGGCAGGAAACGCAACGTCAGGTCGCGTACGGGCGTGAGGGTGGGCAGTCGCTTCTCCAGGCCCATCTCCACGAGCGTGTCCTGCGCGGCGCCGAGGATGTCGGGTGAGATGTCGATGCCGTAGTAGTGCCCGGGCTCCAGATGGCGGATGAACCGCCAGCCGCCGCGCAGGTTGCCGCAGCCGATCTCCAGCATGCGGTGCTCGGGCCGCAGGCCGTGGCCGACGAGGTAGTCGAACTGCATGGCCCCCAGCGCCAGCCAGCGCTCCCGGTCGCGGCTGCCGACGGCCGCGTCCGGGTCGGCGCGGGTGTCGGAGCGCATCACGGCGCGGTAGTAGGAGATGTGGTCCGGGTGACGGTGGCTGAGCCACAAGTCCCGGGCGGCACGGGCGAGATGGCGGGGCACGCGGTCGGGGTGGCGCAGGGCGTAGGTGATGCGGTGGCCGAGGGCGGCTCGGTTGGCGGTGAGGTTCCTGGCGGGCATGTTTCCCGGCCTTTCCGAGGTGGCGGTGGGTACTGCTGCAAGCCTCGGTGCGGGAGCA
It encodes:
- a CDS encoding class I SAM-dependent methyltransferase; translated protein: MPARNLTANRAALGHRITYALRHPDRVPRHLARAARDLWLSHRHPDHISYYRAVMRSDTRADPDAAVGSRDRERWLALGAMQFDYLVGHGLRPEHRMLEIGCGNLRGGWRFIRHLEPGHYYGIDISPDILGAAQDTLVEMGLEKRLPTLTPVRDLTLRFLPDAHFDVVHAHSVFSHSPLPVIEECLANVGRVLAPGGWFDFTFDRTEGEEHQVLREDFYYRTETLVALAGRYGLRARFMEDWEELPHGQSKIRVTHRPDGEAH